In Gadus morhua chromosome 2, gadMor3.0, whole genome shotgun sequence, a single window of DNA contains:
- the eif1 gene encoding eukaryotic translation initiation factor 1 — protein sequence MSAIQNLQTFDPFADATKGDDRLPAGGEDYIHIRVQQRNGRKTLTTVQGISTNYDKKKLVKAFKKKFACNGTVVEHSEHGEVIQLQGDQRKNIRQFLIDVDLAKEEQLKVHGF from the exons ATGTCCGCTATCCAGAACCTCCAAACCTTTG ACCCCTTTGCTGATGCAACTAAGGGTGATGATCGACTCCCAGCGGGGGGAGAGGACTACATCCACATAAGAGTCCAGCAGAGGAACGGCAGGAAGACGCTCACTACTGTCCAGGGCATTTCCACCAACTATGATAAGAAAAAGCTAGTCAAGGCTTTCAAGAAG AAGTTTGCCTGTAACGGCACAGTGGTTGAGCATTCAGAGCATGGTGAAGTAATCCAGCTGCAGGGAGACCAGCGCAAGAATATTCGCCAGTTCCTGATCGAC GTTGATCTGGCTAAAGAGGAGCAGCTCAAAGTCCACGGCTTCTAA